The following is a genomic window from Hymenobacter sp. APR13.
CAGGAGATAAAGGTAGCGGTGAGCTTGTCGTTGCCGTTAATGGTGTTCACGGTGCCGTTGATACCCAGGCGGGCTTCGTAGGCCACGATTTTCTCTTTGAGGGCCGCATTCTCCGTTTGCACTGCGGCACAGTTCACCGGCTTGGCGGTACCGCCCGTATTCTGGGCAAAGGCAGCAGTTGAAACAACCAACGCGGGTAGCAGCAAGAGCTTTTTCATATACTGAATTGGGGGTTAGATTGGGAGAAAATCAACTAGTTAATTCGCTGTAGAAAGGTCTGCGATTTACGGCAAGCTACTCATCGGTTTTCACATCACGACGCGTCTACAAAGAAGCTGTTTAGATAGTCGAGACATTTGTCATCCAGAGCACGGCGCACGTCGTTAAAGTCGGTGCGTAGCTTCAGGCATCTGCGGGACGTGATAAAATGCGACTCGTTGGATGCGGCGCTGTGGGAGTTGGTGCAGCAGCCGGCGCCAAGGGAGGAAATCCGGCAGGCATTGCTGGGGCGCTACTTCCCGCTTACGCGCAACTACTTCCGGCCACGGGCAGATCTGGAACGGCTGGATGAGCCGGCGGCCTTGTACAACCGCGCGGTGGACGTAGCTGATGAAACAGCCCTGGCGGAGCGCAGCGGCGTGTTTTTGCGGGAGGTGCTGCAGGCGTATCAATCGACGTGCGCGGTGTCGGGGCTGCAGCTGGTGAGCACCACGGGAACGGCACCGCTGCTGGATGCCTGCCACATTGTGCCGTGGTCGGTGAGCCAGGATGATACTATCGGGAATGAGCTGGCGCTGTGCCCCAACCTGCCCCGCGCCTTCGACCGGCACCTGTTCTGGATTGATAAAGATTACCGGGTACGCGTGGCCGAGGGGTTCGGGGAACTGGGCGGGCACGACTACGGCGTGCAGCGCTTCAACGGGCAGCCGCTGCGGCTGCCGAAGGTGCGGTCGTGGTGGCCACGACTGGAGAACTTGGCGGCGCAGCATATACCTAGCACAGGTTGAATTCTATCTAATAAGCATAGCAGACTAGAGCAGAGGCGGCTTTTTCGTAACTTAGCGCACTTATGTGCCTACCTAAAGCAGGCCGGGAAACGCCGCTTTCTGATTATAACCGCCTTTTAGCTTACTTCCAAGAGTGCTTGTTCCACCCCAAACAAATGTACATGATGAACTACCCCAGGTGGAAATACCTGTGGTTGAAATTTCGTCCCCACCCTCGGGCGATGCCTTAGACCTTTTGCCACCTAGTAAACGTGACCTATCTGATAAAAAGCGCAAAGGGGTTTTCTATACTCCGGATGCTGCTGCTCAACTGCTAGCTGAGTGGAGTATTCGTAATGCTAACGACATTATTCTTGAACCGAGCTTTGGTGGATGTGGCTTCCTCGAGGCAGCACTCAATCAACTGGGCTCCTTGGGTGCTGAAAATCCTCACGGCCAGCTTCTAGGATGCGATGTAGACCCCAATGCATTTGATTATTTAGTTAAACTGCTTGAGGGTTCAACAGCCCAACAGAATTTCAAGCTGAAAGACTTTCTAGGTGTAGTGCCCTCAGATTTCCAAGTAAACAGTGTTGACGCTGTGATAGGAAATCCCCCATATGTGTCTTGGCATAATATGTTACCAAGTCAACGGGAGTCGGCTTCAAAGGTGCTCTTACCCAATGGCGAATCCCTAAATAATAAGGGTAGCTTATGGACTTTCTTCTTGGCGCATAGTCTGCAATTCTTGAATACAGGGGGACGAATGGCTTGGATTCTGCCTGGAAGTTTCATTTATGCAGATTATGCCGCTCCTCTCCGGGCCATTATTTCGGAGCAGTTCAGCCGCACCCTAGCAGTAATGCTTGAACAGCGAATCTTTCTTAATGAAGGCACAGAGGAGAGTAGCATTATATTACTCTGTGAGGATTATAAGCCAAAGGCTAGAGGACAGTCAGGAGAACTAATGCGTTTGGCATTGGTAGCAACTCTGCCTGAGTTAAAAAACACAATTCAAGCGTGGACGGATAAGCTGCCTACGGGATTTGAGTGGGACCAAGAAGCCAATAGACTATTGCTTCCTGAGGCAGTAATGAGGGCCTATGACAGCCATTGTCATGTTCCGTCATACACAAATCTTGGAACACTAGTAAAAATCAGGATAGGGCTGGTGACAGGTGACAACTCGTTTTTTGTTCTGAAGTCGTCACAAGCCACTAAGTTGAAGATTCCAAAAAAAGCATTGCGCCCCATTATTGCGCGGCAAGCTCACTTTCGTGGTTTGCAAGTCACAGATGAGGATTTAAACCAGCTCGTGAATGATGATGTCAAGTGCTTGTTATTAAATACTAACTGTTATAAAGACAAGCGGATATCGTATTATATTTCACGCTACTTAAATACCTACCCTAAGGAAAACATTGCGGCAAATCGCACTTTCGCGAAGCGAAAGCCTTGGCACCAAATTGCACAAGAGCATACTCCTGATGGTTTCTTCTCTTGCATGAATTGGCATGGGCCAATGTTGGTTCTAAACCCCGCACAGGCAACTTGCACTAATACAGTGTATCGTATACAATTTGAAAGCACTTTGTTTACGCATGAATTTGTAAAACAGCATGTTGCTGTGAGCTTACAAAGCACATTTAGTCAATTATCTGCTGAGATTTCAGGCCGTAGTTGTGGATCTGGCGCACTTAAACTTGAGCCATCAGAAGCGGGTAGAATTGGTCTTCTGCTTCCTCCGGCCCATGCAGATGCCAGCCCTGTTTTTGACCAGATTGATACCCTTCTGCGGGAAGGTCATGTTGCTGAAGCAAGAAGGGCCGCAGACCAGTTCCTAATCGAATATGGTCTTTTGACTACAGAAGAGGTAGCCGTATTAGACCTGGGACTAAGGACCTTAAGGAAAATACGTCGTGGTGACCGAAGCCCAACTACAGACTAATGAGCAATACATCACTGGAGCAATTACAGTCCGAGTTAATAACTGCAGTAAATGTGGTTCCACCTGATGTTGACCTTATTCAGGAATTAACTAATAAAATCGCACGGTTGGATACCGACAATGTTCGGTTCACAATTGATGCTGGTATAATAAGCCGTTTGGGGCAAGAACTAGTTGGAAAGCAGGAGACTGCTGTAGCTGAACTAATCAAAAACGCTTATGATGCTGACGCTACAGAAGTAAGAATCGTATTTAACAATACCGATACTCCAGGAGGAACATTAAGAATTGAAGACAATGGGCTCGGGATGACACGCGAGCAGCTATTGAACGGATTCATGCGCCTGTCATCTAATGACAAGTTGATTAATCCTTTGTCTGAACGTTATCATCGTCGCCGTGCAGGAAAAAAAGGAATTGGACGCTTTGCGGTGCAACGGCTTGGGGAGGAGCTGATATTAACAACCCAAACGGAAAGCTCTGCTAAGGCCCTCAGAGTAACCGTAAATTGGGAGTCGTTTCGTGCTGGCCGCGATTTGAGCACTATAACTAGTCGTGTAGAAGAGATTGATAAGGAATTGCCATTTGGCACAATTCTGTTTATTAAAAATCTTCGCGAAGCATGGAGCAATGCCGAACAACGACGCGTCTATAGATATGTTTCTGAGCTACTACAGCCTTATGCGCTTACTAAGTTTAAGATTCCTTCGCTTTCAAGTAACTCAAAGGTACACCCTGGGGAGTTAGGCAGGTTTGACGTTGAATTAATACATCAAAGTGGGGAGAAGGAAACAGTTGTTGCATCGAAGGATGAAACGATTTTTGCAAACGCGTTAGGCGTAATTGAAGGCTATGTTGATGAAAAAGGGCATGGAATCTGGTCAATAGAGTCTAAAAAACTAGGTATTTCTGAAGAAACCTCTGATATAGGATTAGACCGCGAAAACAAGATACCCTTTCAGTATCTACGCAATGTTAGCCTTAAGGCGTACTACTATATATGGAATAATGATTTGTTTCCAAAATTGCTTTTTAGCACGCTCCAAGAAATTGGCAGACAGCAGGGTGGAATCCGTATCTTCCGCAATGGCTTTCGAGTATCGCCATATGGAGACCGGGACAACGACTGGTTAGAGCTAGATGCTTCGTATGCTGCGAGGCGTTTCTTGCCTGCCCATGCAAACAGCAATTTCATAGGCCTTATTGAGCTTAACGATATTAAAGGTCATATTTTCGAAGAAAGAGCCAGCAGGGAGGGATTGATTGAAAATGATGCATTTAAAGAGTTACAGAAGTTTGCTTATGGTGTGCTTACAGCTGGTATTCTTAGAATTGCTGAATCGAGAAATAAGAAGCAGACTGCTGGACAAACGAATTGGAAAAACAAGGATAATGAGAGCCCTGCGGAAACTTTAAAAGGAGCTGCCGATAAAATACGGAATACTGTTGCTATTACCCGAGAGAGACTGAAAGAGCAAAGCAATCATAGAACGAAAGAAAACCAAACTGATAGCATTGTTAGCGTTATAGATACTTTCGAGAAGCTTGAAGTCGCTGTGGCAGCTCAACAAGCCGAATTGGACGAGCTTGTAAAAGTCGCAGATGTATTGGATGACGCTGCTTCTAGGGCTCATTTATTAATACAAGAGAATCAGATGTTGCGGGTGTTAGCAAGTCTCGGACTGCTAATTGGTGAATTTACACATGAAATAGTTCACGTATTAGGATCTGCACAGCAGAATGCAGACTCACTAGGGGAGTTATTAGTAAATGGAACACGCGAACAAAAGGCATTCGACCACTTGGGTTCTAACATAAGTCGATTACGTGGCTATTTGAATTTCTTCTACCAAACTATTGCCAGTAACGCTAGTCGGGAGTTAGTGCCTCAAAACTTACGAGCAGTAGGCAGGCAATTTGAAGAATCTATGGGAGCAAGTATTAAACGTTCCGGTATCACATTTGAATTTGAACCGCTTGGATACGAATTGTTTACTCCGCCAATGCATGCATCTGAAATCAACTCTTTACTTTTAATTTTTACTCCAACTCATTAAAAGCTATTAAACGCGCTGGAACAGAGGGCCGAATGCTACTTCGTGTTGGTGCGGAGGGTAATAGGGTTTTCTTAGAGTTTGCTGACAATGGGGATGGCATCCCGGAAGCCATTCGTGACAGAATCTTCAACGCGTTTTTTACAACTGCATCCCCTGCTAGTAGAGATAGTACTTATGCTGAAGAAGCGCAAGGCAGTGGTTTAGGATTAAAAATTGTCTCTGACACTGTCGCTGTTTACGGCGGTGAGGTTTTTCTTTCTGCTGCGCCTTCTGGCTACACTACTTGCTTTAGAGTTGAGTTTCCTTCATATCTACCTGATGAATCAAACAGTTAAGTACCTCTGCGTCGATGACGAAGAGACAACATCAACAGAATCATTTCGAAACAACCTGAGTGGCGCTGAAGCTAGACTCTTAATTGAGCCAAGCTTGCCCGACATTTTCAGTGAAGAGGTCGATAATCTTAAGCGCAGTATTGTAGATAACGAATATTCTGGGCTATTGCTAGACCTACGCCTCGACGGGCCAGGAAGTAAAGCCCATTATAGGGCTCCGGCGCTTGTCCAAGAGATCCATACTAGGGCTGCTGAAAAAGACTTCCCTGTAC
Proteins encoded in this region:
- a CDS encoding ATP-binding protein, giving the protein MSNTSLEQLQSELITAVNVVPPDVDLIQELTNKIARLDTDNVRFTIDAGIISRLGQELVGKQETAVAELIKNAYDADATEVRIVFNNTDTPGGTLRIEDNGLGMTREQLLNGFMRLSSNDKLINPLSERYHRRRAGKKGIGRFAVQRLGEELILTTQTESSAKALRVTVNWESFRAGRDLSTITSRVEEIDKELPFGTILFIKNLREAWSNAEQRRVYRYVSELLQPYALTKFKIPSLSSNSKVHPGELGRFDVELIHQSGEKETVVASKDETIFANALGVIEGYVDEKGHGIWSIESKKLGISEETSDIGLDRENKIPFQYLRNVSLKAYYYIWNNDLFPKLLFSTLQEIGRQQGGIRIFRNGFRVSPYGDRDNDWLELDASYAARRFLPAHANSNFIGLIELNDIKGHIFEERASREGLIENDAFKELQKFAYGVLTAGILRIAESRNKKQTAGQTNWKNKDNESPAETLKGAADKIRNTVAITRERLKEQSNHRTKENQTDSIVSVIDTFEKLEVAVAAQQAELDELVKVADVLDDAASRAHLLIQENQMLRVLASLGLLIGEFTHEIVHVLGSAQQNADSLGELLVNGTREQKAFDHLGSNISRLRGYLNFFYQTIASNASRELVPQNLRAVGRQFEESMGASIKRSGITFEFEPLGYELFTPPMHASEINSLLLIFTPTH
- a CDS encoding HNH endonuclease; translated protein: MIKCDSLDAALWELVQQPAPREEIRQALLGRYFPLTRNYFRPRADLERLDEPAALYNRAVDVADETALAERSGVFLREVLQAYQSTCAVSGLQLVSTTGTAPLLDACHIVPWSVSQDDTIGNELALCPNLPRAFDRHLFWIDKDYRVRVAEGFGELGGHDYGVQRFNGQPLRLPKVRSWWPRLENLAAQHIPSTG
- a CDS encoding ATP-binding protein, which gives rise to MLLRVGAEGNRVFLEFADNGDGIPEAIRDRIFNAFFTTASPASRDSTYAEEAQGSGLGLKIVSDTVAVYGGEVFLSAAPSGYTTCFRVEFPSYLPDESNS
- a CDS encoding Eco57I restriction-modification methylase domain-containing protein, whose translation is MLVPPQTNVHDELPQVEIPVVEISSPPSGDALDLLPPSKRDLSDKKRKGVFYTPDAAAQLLAEWSIRNANDIILEPSFGGCGFLEAALNQLGSLGAENPHGQLLGCDVDPNAFDYLVKLLEGSTAQQNFKLKDFLGVVPSDFQVNSVDAVIGNPPYVSWHNMLPSQRESASKVLLPNGESLNNKGSLWTFFLAHSLQFLNTGGRMAWILPGSFIYADYAAPLRAIISEQFSRTLAVMLEQRIFLNEGTEESSIILLCEDYKPKARGQSGELMRLALVATLPELKNTIQAWTDKLPTGFEWDQEANRLLLPEAVMRAYDSHCHVPSYTNLGTLVKIRIGLVTGDNSFFVLKSSQATKLKIPKKALRPIIARQAHFRGLQVTDEDLNQLVNDDVKCLLLNTNCYKDKRISYYISRYLNTYPKENIAANRTFAKRKPWHQIAQEHTPDGFFSCMNWHGPMLVLNPAQATCTNTVYRIQFESTLFTHEFVKQHVAVSLQSTFSQLSAEISGRSCGSGALKLEPSEAGRIGLLLPPAHADASPVFDQIDTLLREGHVAEARRAADQFLIEYGLLTTEEVAVLDLGLRTLRKIRRGDRSPTTD